From one Luteipulveratus mongoliensis genomic stretch:
- the xdhC gene encoding xanthine dehydrogenase accessory protein XdhC → MDWLDGVTELHASGQAGVLVTVAIARGHTPREAGAKMVVSLDRTWGSVGGGNLEAEAIERGRSMLQEALGPPSLLDVALNDRAPHKHGRQCCGGQVTLLFEPLTVAPTVAIFGVGHVGLELARILGRLDVRLVLIDSRPEQLADERLRPALDGPATVDVRHLPVPEAALADLPPGSHVLVMTHDHAEDAALCDSALRRTDLGSIGLIGSSAKWQRFRKTLGEQGHTEADLARITTPIGVPGVGGKEPATIALSVAAALLPLLTTRQ, encoded by the coding sequence ATGGATTGGCTCGACGGGGTCACCGAGCTGCACGCGTCTGGTCAGGCCGGTGTCCTGGTCACGGTGGCGATCGCGCGCGGGCACACGCCGCGGGAGGCGGGCGCCAAGATGGTCGTGTCGCTCGACCGCACGTGGGGGAGCGTGGGCGGCGGCAACCTCGAGGCAGAGGCGATCGAACGTGGCAGAAGCATGCTGCAGGAGGCGCTCGGGCCGCCCTCACTGCTCGACGTTGCCCTCAACGACAGAGCGCCGCACAAGCACGGACGGCAGTGCTGTGGTGGCCAGGTGACCCTGCTGTTCGAGCCGCTCACGGTGGCGCCGACGGTGGCGATCTTCGGCGTCGGCCATGTCGGTCTGGAACTCGCACGCATCCTGGGCCGCCTCGACGTGCGGCTCGTGCTGATCGACTCTCGTCCAGAGCAGCTGGCGGACGAGCGTCTGCGACCCGCCTTGGACGGCCCGGCGACGGTCGACGTACGTCATCTCCCGGTTCCCGAGGCGGCGCTGGCGGACCTTCCCCCGGGCAGTCATGTCCTGGTGATGACGCACGACCACGCCGAGGACGCCGCCCTCTGCGACTCGGCGCTGCGGCGTACGGACCTGGGCAGCATCGGCCTGATCGGGTCGAGCGCGAAGTGGCAGCGCTTCCGCAAGACCCTGGGAGAGCAGGGCCACACGGAGGCCGACCTCGCCCGCATCACGACACCGATCGGCGTACCGGGAGTTGGCGGCAAGGAGCCTGCGACGATCGCGCTCAGCGTGGCCGCCGCGCTCCTGCCGCTCCTGACGACGCGTCAGTAG
- the glgX gene encoding glycogen debranching protein GlgX: protein MDIWPGKAYPLGATYDGSGVNFAIFTEVAARVELCLIDDDGAEQRVELTEVDGHVWHGFVPGIQPGQRYGYRVHGPYDPSAGHRCDPSKLLLDPYAKAIDGQIDGDESLFSYRFANRRKRNKDNSLGHTMLSVVINPFFDWGRDRPPGHEYHDTVIYEAHVRGLTMTHPDVPEEIRGTYAGIAHPAVIEHLQQLGVTAIELQPVHQYVQDTTLKEKGLSNYWGYNTIGFLAPHNAYSATGSRGQQVTEFKAMVKALHEADIEVILDVVYNHTAEGNQLGPTLAFRGIDNAAYYRLVDEDKKHYYDTTGTGNSLLMRNPHVLQLIMDSLRYWVLDMHVDGFRFDLAATLARQFHEVDRLSAFFDIIQQDPVVSQVKLIAEPWDLGDGGYQVGNFPPLWTEWNGRYRDTVRDYWRGEAAALGEFASRLTGSSDLYAHSGRRPIASINFVTAHDGFTMRDLVSYNEKHNEANGEDNQDGESHNRSWNCGVEGPTDDADVNRLRAQQQRNFLATLLLSQGVPMLSHGDELGRTQSGNNNVYCQDNEIAWVDWDLDDDRRDLLDFTRAAIALRQQHPTFRRRRFFAGDAAHGGASEVGDIAWFASSGLPMNELDWRNGYARTLMVFLNGETITTPDDVGRPVTDDHMLLMFNAHSDSVDFTVPDVHDGTWTIALATDAAYDPDAEVVALGPGAEVPVTGRSLVVLRATGH, encoded by the coding sequence GTGGACATCTGGCCCGGCAAGGCCTATCCGTTGGGTGCAACGTACGACGGCAGCGGGGTCAATTTCGCGATCTTCACCGAAGTTGCCGCGCGCGTCGAGCTCTGCCTGATCGACGACGACGGGGCCGAGCAGCGGGTCGAGCTGACTGAGGTCGACGGGCACGTCTGGCACGGATTCGTGCCAGGAATCCAGCCCGGACAGCGCTATGGCTATCGGGTGCACGGGCCGTACGACCCCTCAGCGGGCCACCGATGCGACCCGAGCAAGCTGCTCCTCGATCCCTACGCGAAGGCGATCGACGGTCAGATCGATGGCGATGAGTCGCTGTTCTCCTACCGGTTCGCCAACCGGCGCAAGCGCAACAAGGACAACTCGCTCGGGCACACCATGCTCTCGGTCGTCATCAACCCGTTCTTCGACTGGGGCCGCGACCGGCCGCCTGGCCACGAGTACCACGACACGGTGATCTACGAGGCCCACGTACGCGGCCTCACGATGACCCACCCGGACGTACCCGAGGAGATCAGAGGCACGTACGCCGGCATCGCCCATCCCGCGGTCATCGAGCACCTCCAGCAGCTCGGCGTGACCGCGATCGAGCTGCAGCCCGTCCACCAGTACGTCCAGGACACCACCCTCAAGGAGAAAGGGCTGTCCAACTACTGGGGCTACAACACCATCGGGTTCCTCGCACCGCACAACGCCTACAGCGCCACCGGATCACGCGGCCAGCAGGTCACGGAGTTCAAGGCGATGGTCAAGGCGCTGCACGAGGCGGACATCGAGGTGATCCTCGACGTGGTCTACAACCACACGGCCGAGGGCAACCAGCTCGGCCCGACGCTGGCGTTCCGTGGCATCGACAACGCGGCGTACTACCGGCTCGTGGACGAGGACAAGAAGCATTACTACGACACGACGGGCACCGGCAACAGCCTGCTGATGCGCAACCCGCACGTACTGCAGCTGATCATGGACTCGCTGCGCTACTGGGTGCTCGACATGCACGTCGACGGCTTCCGCTTCGACCTCGCGGCGACGCTCGCGCGCCAGTTCCACGAGGTCGACCGCCTGTCGGCGTTCTTCGACATCATCCAGCAGGACCCGGTCGTCTCCCAAGTCAAGCTGATCGCCGAGCCGTGGGACCTCGGCGACGGCGGCTACCAGGTCGGCAACTTCCCGCCCTTGTGGACCGAGTGGAACGGCCGCTACCGCGACACGGTCCGCGACTACTGGCGAGGCGAGGCTGCCGCACTCGGCGAATTCGCTTCTCGTCTCACGGGTTCCAGCGATCTGTACGCCCACTCCGGGCGCCGCCCGATCGCGTCCATCAACTTCGTCACAGCGCACGACGGATTCACGATGCGGGACCTGGTCTCGTACAACGAGAAGCACAACGAGGCCAACGGTGAGGACAACCAGGACGGCGAGAGCCACAACCGCTCCTGGAACTGCGGGGTCGAAGGTCCGACCGACGACGCGGACGTCAACCGCCTGCGAGCTCAGCAGCAGCGCAACTTCCTCGCCACGCTCCTGCTGAGCCAGGGCGTACCCATGCTGTCGCACGGCGACGAGCTCGGCCGCACCCAGAGCGGCAACAACAACGTCTACTGCCAGGACAACGAGATCGCCTGGGTCGACTGGGATCTGGACGACGACCGTCGTGACCTGCTCGACTTCACCCGGGCGGCCATCGCCCTTCGTCAGCAGCATCCGACGTTCCGTCGGCGACGGTTCTTCGCCGGCGACGCGGCACACGGCGGTGCGAGCGAGGTGGGCGACATCGCCTGGTTCGCGTCGTCAGGACTCCCGATGAACGAGCTGGACTGGCGCAACGGCTACGCCCGCACGCTGATGGTCTTTCTCAACGGCGAGACCATCACCACACCGGACGACGTCGGCCGGCCGGTGACCGACGACCACATGCTGCTGATGTTCAACGCCCACAGTGACTCGGTCGACTTCACCGTCCCGGATGTGCACGACGGCACCTGGACGATCGCGCTGGCCACCGACGCGGCGTACGACCCGGATGCTGAAGTGGTCGCCCTCGGACCGGGCGCGGAGGTGCCGGTGACCGGCCGCTCACTCGTCGTGCTGCGGGCGACCGGCCACTGA
- a CDS encoding dihydrofolate reductase family protein, translated as MLPVPKRSGDVSDAALIDLYDIAPPPGGRLVRLNMVSTLDGAATGQDGLSGTINTPSDSAVFALLRAWADVILVGAGTVRAESYAPAVVDERWRSLREDREAHPTIAVVTRSGIVPSRLRTEGEGGPVILLTTTDADPDAVAESGRAIGTDHVVQQGDSSVDLAASLGALAERGLTRVLCEGGPTLAGELVTLGLVDELCLTWSPLLRAGHGPRILDSEELESKGALASLLHEDDTLIGRWRIV; from the coding sequence TTGCTTCCAGTTCCAAAGCGATCCGGCGACGTCTCAGACGCCGCACTCATCGACCTGTACGACATCGCGCCGCCACCCGGCGGACGCCTGGTGCGACTCAACATGGTCAGCACACTCGACGGTGCGGCCACCGGCCAGGACGGCCTGTCCGGGACCATCAACACCCCGTCGGACTCTGCCGTGTTCGCCCTCCTGCGTGCGTGGGCCGATGTGATCCTGGTCGGAGCCGGGACGGTGCGCGCCGAGAGCTATGCGCCGGCCGTCGTGGATGAGCGGTGGCGGTCGCTGCGCGAGGATCGAGAGGCCCACCCCACGATCGCGGTCGTCACCCGTAGCGGCATCGTGCCGAGCCGGCTCCGGACGGAAGGCGAAGGCGGCCCCGTGATCTTGCTGACCACGACTGATGCGGACCCGGATGCGGTGGCCGAGTCGGGCCGAGCCATCGGCACGGATCATGTTGTGCAGCAAGGAGACTCGAGTGTCGACCTGGCTGCCTCCCTTGGCGCCCTCGCCGAGCGCGGTCTGACTCGGGTGCTCTGCGAAGGGGGCCCGACACTGGCTGGCGAGCTCGTCACTCTGGGACTGGTCGATGAGCTCTGCCTGACCTGGTCTCCTCTCCTACGCGCGGGCCACGGGCCCCGCATTCTCGACAGCGAGGAGCTGGAGTCCAAGGGCGCCCTCGCGTCCCTGCTCCATGAGGACGACACGCTCATCGGGCGGTGGCGGATCGTCTGA
- a CDS encoding xanthine dehydrogenase small subunit: MSSPAEITVNGVRRSLSDATPHTSLLTWLRGQGLTGAKEGCAEGECGACSVLVARADQEHGARWTALNACLPPALGLDGQEIVTAEGLGSPVSLHPVQREMALRGGSQCGYCTPGFVCSMAAEFYRPDRAADGDDNGFDPHALSGNLCRCTGYRPILEAAAALDAPAQDDTLTTRLAASAPTAAATHLEADGAAYDRPADLATVLGLLAEDGEVRVVAGATDWGVDVNLKHVRDPRLVAIDHLAELRELEVSDDQITIGAALTLSEIERSLDARVPLLDKLFPLFASRLIRNAATIGGNLGTGSPIGDCAPVLLALDASVRLVSAAGERVVPLADYFTGYRTSVRRPDELIAAVVVPLPLAEHTTFVKAAKRRYDDISSVAVAIAIRLDGGAVTGARIGLGGVAATPVRAKAAEDALTGQPWDEAHVAAVADLLAAEGTPIDDHRASCAYRQAMLRQALLRAHLESTEQEVPA, encoded by the coding sequence ATGTCGTCACCGGCCGAGATCACGGTCAACGGTGTACGCCGCTCGTTGAGTGATGCGACACCCCACACCTCCTTGCTCACCTGGCTTCGCGGCCAGGGCCTCACAGGCGCCAAGGAAGGCTGCGCCGAAGGTGAGTGTGGTGCCTGCTCGGTGCTGGTCGCCCGCGCTGACCAGGAGCACGGTGCCCGTTGGACAGCTCTGAACGCGTGCCTTCCTCCCGCCTTGGGCCTGGACGGCCAGGAGATCGTCACCGCGGAGGGGCTCGGGTCTCCTGTGTCGCTGCACCCGGTACAGCGTGAGATGGCCCTGCGCGGCGGCTCGCAGTGCGGCTACTGCACTCCTGGGTTCGTCTGCAGCATGGCCGCCGAGTTCTACCGACCGGATCGTGCTGCGGACGGCGACGACAACGGGTTCGATCCGCACGCCCTGTCGGGCAACCTCTGCCGCTGCACCGGCTATCGACCGATCCTGGAAGCCGCCGCCGCACTGGACGCGCCGGCTCAGGACGACACCCTGACCACCCGACTCGCCGCCTCGGCACCCACAGCGGCCGCGACCCACCTCGAGGCCGACGGTGCGGCGTACGACCGTCCCGCCGACCTCGCGACAGTGCTGGGTCTCCTGGCCGAGGACGGTGAGGTCCGTGTGGTCGCCGGGGCCACGGACTGGGGCGTCGACGTCAACCTCAAGCACGTACGCGACCCACGCCTCGTCGCCATCGATCACCTGGCCGAGCTGCGTGAGCTCGAGGTCAGCGACGACCAGATCACGATCGGCGCGGCACTGACGCTCAGCGAGATCGAGCGCTCCCTCGATGCGCGAGTCCCGTTGCTGGACAAGCTGTTTCCGCTCTTCGCATCACGCCTGATCCGCAACGCTGCGACCATCGGCGGCAACCTCGGCACCGGATCACCGATCGGTGACTGCGCTCCCGTGCTCCTCGCTCTTGATGCCTCAGTGCGACTCGTCAGCGCGGCCGGCGAACGCGTGGTGCCGCTCGCGGACTACTTCACCGGATACCGCACGTCTGTACGCCGTCCGGACGAGCTGATCGCCGCGGTGGTGGTGCCACTGCCGCTCGCTGAGCACACGACCTTCGTGAAGGCGGCCAAGCGGCGCTATGACGACATCTCGAGCGTGGCGGTGGCCATCGCGATCCGTCTCGACGGGGGAGCCGTGACCGGGGCGCGCATCGGGCTCGGCGGAGTCGCCGCGACGCCGGTTCGAGCGAAGGCTGCCGAGGACGCCTTGACGGGTCAGCCTTGGGACGAGGCTCATGTCGCCGCAGTGGCCGACCTGCTCGCCGCCGAGGGCACGCCGATCGATGACCACCGGGCCAGCTGTGCGTACCGGCAGGCGATGCTGCGGCAGGCGCTGCTGCGCGCTCACCTCGAGAGCACGGAGCAGGAGGTGCCGGCATGA
- a CDS encoding LLM class flavin-dependent oxidoreductase, giving the protein MTLPLSVLDLSPVSSGRTSGDAVRETIELAQSTERDEYQRFWVAEHHNIASVASTAPPVMIASVAAATATIRVGAGGIMLPNHAPLQVAETFRVLEALHPGRIDLGLGRAPGTDQLTALALRRSREALGADDFPQQYAELIAYVDGFPEEHPFRPISAQPTDVPLPPVWILGSSLYGAQAAGAFGTPFAFAGHFGTADPVEAMDAYRSSFRPQQREGAMQEPHSLLAVAAITSADSERARQLGRAAALSMVRLRQNRPGPLPSPEEAHAYSWTDLDESIGQAFGQFATVGTPEEVAAGIRRRAEACGADELMITTNVHDAAERRESYSLLAKEWGLVSGS; this is encoded by the coding sequence GTGACACTTCCCCTTTCGGTCCTGGACCTGTCCCCTGTCTCGTCCGGTCGCACTTCGGGGGACGCCGTACGCGAGACGATCGAGCTCGCCCAGTCGACGGAACGCGATGAATACCAACGCTTCTGGGTCGCCGAACACCACAACATCGCCAGCGTCGCGAGCACTGCGCCACCGGTGATGATCGCGTCCGTGGCCGCGGCCACGGCCACGATCCGGGTTGGCGCCGGCGGCATCATGCTGCCGAACCACGCTCCCCTGCAGGTCGCCGAGACGTTCCGGGTGCTCGAGGCGCTCCATCCAGGTCGGATCGATCTGGGGCTGGGTCGGGCCCCTGGCACAGACCAGCTGACGGCACTCGCACTGCGTCGCAGCCGGGAGGCGCTCGGCGCTGACGACTTCCCACAGCAGTACGCCGAGCTGATCGCCTACGTCGACGGATTCCCTGAGGAGCACCCGTTCCGTCCGATCTCCGCTCAGCCGACCGATGTCCCGCTCCCGCCCGTCTGGATCCTCGGTTCGAGCCTCTACGGCGCACAGGCAGCGGGAGCCTTCGGGACCCCGTTCGCGTTCGCGGGCCACTTCGGCACAGCTGACCCGGTCGAGGCGATGGACGCCTACCGATCCTCCTTCCGGCCTCAGCAGCGCGAGGGCGCGATGCAGGAGCCGCACTCTCTGCTCGCCGTCGCGGCCATCACGTCAGCCGACTCGGAGAGGGCTCGACAGCTCGGCCGCGCGGCTGCCCTGTCGATGGTGCGCCTGCGGCAGAACCGTCCGGGTCCGCTGCCGAGTCCTGAGGAAGCCCACGCGTACTCGTGGACCGACCTGGATGAGTCGATCGGTCAGGCGTTCGGCCAGTTCGCCACCGTGGGCACTCCGGAGGAGGTCGCGGCCGGCATTCGTCGGCGGGCCGAGGCCTGCGGCGCCGACGAGCTCATGATCACGACCAACGTGCACGACGCGGCCGAGCGCCGTGAGTCGTACTCACTCCTCGCGAAAGAGTGGGGATTAGTGTCGGGCTCATGA
- the xdhB gene encoding xanthine dehydrogenase molybdopterin binding subunit — translation MSELSSRPPSGTIGAAQPHESAAGHVTGHARYTEDLAALSPNALHAWPCQAPHAHARVTRLDVTAAREVRGVVLVLTAEDVPGVNDSGTSHDEPLFPDEVMFHGQAVCWVVGETLESARRGAAAVQVEYEPLPAVLTLREAIDASSFQGASPTVQRGDAASALSGAARTFSGEVDIPGQEHFYLETHASLARVDEAGQVFIQSSTQHPTETQEIVAHVLGLRSHEVTVQCLRMGGGFGGKEMQPHGYAAVAALAAARTGREVSVRLNRTQDMTMTGKRHPFHASYSVGFDQDGHLVALDATLTADGGWSLDLSQPVLARALCHVENSYWIPHVLVHGRIALTHKTSQTAFRGFGGPQGMHVIEEILGRCAPQLGIPADELRRRNLYQPGQTTPYGQDVRHAERLERIWDEVSEDADLATRRAAIGDFNARHQHVKRGIATTPVKFGISFNLTAFNQAGALVLVYKDGSVLINHGGTEMGQGLHTKMIQVAATALGVPQSIVRLAPTRTDKVPNTSATAASSGSDLNGGAVKNACEQIRARLAAVAAGQLGVPPGDVRFADGVITGLGAPGKEIAFADLVRSAYLQRVQLSAAGFYRTEGLHWDATTMAGSPFKYFAYGAAVAEVEVDGFTGAYRTRRVDIVHDVGDSLSPLVDLGQIEGGFVQGAGWLTLEDLRWDTSDGDNRGRLATQSASTYKLPSLSEMPEDFRVRLLEHAAEDGAVYGSKAVGEPPLMLAFSVREALRQAAAAFGPDGCVVDLASPATPEAVYWALDGARTSASPAPSTSPAQVPAATGG, via the coding sequence ATGAGCGAGCTCAGCAGCCGTCCGCCGAGCGGAACCATCGGAGCCGCGCAGCCGCACGAGAGCGCAGCCGGCCACGTCACGGGGCACGCCCGCTACACCGAGGACCTTGCGGCGCTGTCTCCGAACGCCCTGCATGCGTGGCCCTGCCAAGCTCCGCACGCGCACGCCCGGGTGACGCGTCTCGACGTGACTGCGGCCCGCGAGGTGCGTGGCGTCGTACTCGTCCTGACTGCTGAGGACGTACCCGGCGTCAACGACTCGGGCACATCCCACGACGAGCCGCTGTTCCCGGACGAAGTGATGTTCCACGGACAGGCCGTCTGCTGGGTCGTGGGCGAGACGCTGGAGTCGGCGCGCAGGGGAGCGGCCGCGGTCCAGGTCGAGTACGAGCCTCTCCCAGCAGTTCTCACGCTACGCGAGGCGATCGATGCGAGCAGCTTCCAGGGGGCGTCCCCGACGGTGCAGCGCGGTGATGCGGCTAGTGCGTTGTCCGGCGCGGCTCGCACGTTCAGCGGCGAGGTTGACATCCCCGGCCAGGAGCACTTCTACCTCGAGACGCACGCGTCCCTCGCCCGCGTGGACGAGGCGGGTCAGGTGTTCATCCAGAGCAGCACTCAGCACCCCACGGAGACCCAGGAGATCGTCGCCCACGTGCTCGGGCTGCGCAGTCACGAGGTCACGGTCCAATGCCTGCGGATGGGCGGCGGGTTCGGCGGCAAGGAGATGCAGCCACACGGCTACGCAGCGGTCGCCGCTCTTGCTGCGGCGCGCACCGGACGTGAGGTGTCGGTCCGGCTCAACCGCACCCAGGACATGACCATGACGGGCAAGCGGCACCCGTTCCACGCGTCCTACTCTGTGGGCTTCGACCAGGACGGCCATCTCGTCGCGCTGGACGCCACCCTGACAGCTGACGGCGGATGGTCCCTCGATCTGTCCCAGCCCGTGCTCGCTCGTGCCCTGTGCCACGTCGAGAACTCCTACTGGATCCCTCACGTGCTGGTTCATGGGCGAATTGCCTTGACCCACAAGACTTCTCAGACCGCGTTCCGTGGCTTCGGAGGTCCCCAGGGGATGCACGTGATCGAGGAGATTCTCGGTCGCTGCGCACCACAGCTCGGGATCCCGGCCGACGAGCTGCGGCGGCGCAATCTCTACCAGCCAGGCCAAACCACGCCGTACGGCCAGGACGTGCGCCATGCGGAGCGTCTCGAGCGGATCTGGGACGAGGTGTCGGAGGACGCCGACCTGGCGACTCGGCGGGCCGCGATCGGCGACTTCAACGCGCGACATCAGCACGTCAAGCGCGGAATCGCCACGACACCAGTGAAGTTCGGCATCTCCTTCAACCTGACGGCCTTCAACCAGGCGGGTGCCCTGGTGCTGGTCTATAAAGACGGATCGGTCCTCATCAACCACGGTGGTACCGAGATGGGACAAGGCCTGCACACCAAGATGATTCAGGTGGCGGCCACGGCCCTGGGAGTGCCGCAGAGCATCGTTCGACTGGCACCCACTCGCACCGACAAGGTGCCGAATACATCTGCTACTGCTGCGAGCTCGGGATCAGACCTCAACGGCGGTGCCGTCAAGAACGCCTGCGAGCAGATTCGCGCACGGCTGGCTGCCGTCGCCGCCGGACAGCTCGGGGTGCCACCGGGAGACGTTCGATTCGCCGACGGTGTGATCACGGGTCTGGGTGCTCCCGGCAAGGAGATCGCCTTCGCTGACCTGGTGCGGTCGGCGTACCTCCAACGCGTGCAGCTGTCGGCCGCTGGGTTCTACCGGACCGAGGGCCTGCACTGGGACGCGACGACCATGGCGGGCTCGCCGTTCAAGTACTTCGCCTACGGCGCCGCGGTCGCCGAGGTCGAGGTCGATGGCTTCACCGGCGCCTATCGGACGCGACGCGTCGACATCGTGCACGACGTCGGGGACAGCCTCTCGCCGCTGGTCGATCTCGGACAGATCGAGGGCGGATTCGTCCAGGGCGCAGGGTGGTTGACGCTCGAAGACCTCCGCTGGGACACCAGTGACGGTGACAACCGAGGGCGTCTCGCGACGCAGAGCGCGAGCACCTACAAGCTGCCGAGCCTGTCCGAGATGCCGGAGGACTTCCGCGTACGCCTCCTGGAGCACGCAGCCGAGGACGGCGCGGTCTACGGCTCCAAGGCTGTCGGAGAGCCGCCGCTGATGCTCGCCTTCTCGGTGCGCGAGGCGCTTCGTCAGGCTGCCGCTGCCTTCGGACCCGACGGCTGCGTCGTCGACCTCGCGAGCCCCGCCACACCTGAGGCGGTCTACTGGGCGCTCGACGGTGCTCGTACGTCTGCCTCGCCGGCTCCCTCGACCTCACCGGCGCAGGTGCCTGCGGCCACGGGCGGCTGA
- a CDS encoding polyphosphate kinase 2 family protein, with translation MAKKKKKDDKKSKKNDDLKKSSKKHKASKKDEKPKGGATLAKSLRDELAVSAGFVLADLDPGSTPGFDGDKDDAAEAMASVADELAELQERLYADGRDREGRSVLLVIQGMDTSGKGGILRHVVGAVDPQGIQLTSFKAPSKEEQAHPFLWRIRNALPKPGYIGVFDRSQYEDVLIVRVHDLVPRSTWVRRYGQINSFEAGVIEKGTAIIKVMLHISEDEQKARLQERLDRPDKNWKFNPADVDEREFWDAYQESYQALLDKTSTDEAPWYVVPADHKWYARLAVQQLLLEQLREIDPQWPAATYDVEAEKARLADT, from the coding sequence ATGGCCAAGAAAAAGAAGAAGGACGACAAGAAGTCAAAGAAGAACGACGACCTGAAGAAGTCGTCCAAGAAGCACAAGGCCAGCAAGAAGGACGAGAAGCCCAAGGGCGGCGCCACCCTCGCAAAGTCATTGCGGGACGAGCTGGCCGTGTCCGCGGGATTCGTGCTGGCCGACCTCGACCCCGGTTCGACGCCTGGGTTCGACGGCGACAAGGACGATGCCGCTGAGGCCATGGCGTCCGTCGCTGACGAGCTCGCCGAGCTGCAGGAGCGCCTCTATGCCGACGGCCGCGACCGCGAGGGCCGGTCGGTGCTGCTGGTCATCCAGGGCATGGACACCTCTGGCAAGGGCGGCATCCTGCGCCACGTCGTGGGTGCGGTTGATCCTCAGGGCATCCAGCTCACGTCGTTCAAGGCGCCTTCGAAGGAAGAGCAGGCGCACCCCTTCCTCTGGCGCATCCGCAATGCGCTGCCGAAGCCTGGCTACATCGGTGTCTTCGACCGCTCGCAGTACGAAGACGTCCTCATCGTGCGCGTGCACGACCTGGTTCCGCGGTCCACGTGGGTGCGTCGCTATGGCCAGATCAACTCCTTCGAGGCTGGCGTCATCGAAAAGGGCACGGCCATCATCAAGGTGATGCTGCACATCTCCGAGGACGAGCAGAAGGCTCGGCTGCAGGAGCGTCTGGACCGGCCGGACAAGAACTGGAAGTTCAACCCTGCCGACGTCGACGAGCGAGAGTTCTGGGACGCCTATCAGGAGTCGTACCAGGCACTGCTCGACAAGACGTCGACCGACGAGGCGCCGTGGTATGTCGTGCCTGCGGACCACAAGTGGTACGCGCGGCTCGCCGTGCAGCAGCTGCTCCTGGAGCAGCTGCGCGAGATCGACCCGCAGTGGCCCGCGGCAACCTACGACGTCGAGGCTGAGAAGGCGCGCCTCGCCGACACCTGA
- a CDS encoding YihY/virulence factor BrkB family protein, whose product MVTGLKPQLKRLLSHVPGLLNLARLTAETVRVCMRWRVTGLAAEAGFFALLSLPPLIFGLLGAVGYLAKPFGANVREQVTKSIIDYADQFLTPDVINNVIQPTLNQALSGGRADVISIGFLLSLWSGSRCLNVLLDTISIMYGQGGMRGIIRTRVMSLSLYFVSLLFAAVLIPLMLIGPDLLSRIVPKSLQFLMILYWPLVGGLTILGFATLFYIATPKRAPWVRDLPGATLTLVIWVLSSYGLRYFLGNSVDGFSVYGPLSATIVVLIWLYFLGIGVLIGAALNAAASRLWPPPEVAPISEKAREWLGEGVARLRPDEPREPRNGSSKAASTEDEDSTGLDSSRAIG is encoded by the coding sequence GTGGTAACGGGCCTGAAGCCGCAGCTCAAGCGCCTGCTGTCTCACGTACCCGGACTGCTCAACCTGGCCCGGCTGACGGCTGAGACCGTACGCGTCTGCATGCGCTGGCGCGTGACGGGACTTGCCGCCGAGGCAGGCTTCTTCGCCCTGCTCTCCCTGCCGCCACTGATCTTCGGGCTGCTGGGCGCCGTGGGTTATCTGGCCAAGCCGTTCGGCGCCAACGTCCGCGAGCAGGTCACGAAAAGCATCATCGACTACGCCGACCAGTTCCTCACGCCGGACGTCATCAACAACGTGATCCAGCCCACGCTGAACCAGGCGCTGAGTGGCGGTCGTGCTGACGTCATCTCGATCGGATTCCTGCTGAGTCTGTGGTCCGGCTCGCGGTGCCTCAATGTGCTGCTCGACACCATCTCGATCATGTACGGCCAGGGCGGGATGCGGGGGATCATCCGGACTCGTGTCATGAGCCTGTCGCTGTACTTCGTCTCGTTGCTGTTCGCCGCGGTACTGATCCCGCTGATGCTGATCGGGCCGGACCTGCTGAGCAGGATCGTGCCCAAGAGCCTGCAGTTCCTGATGATTCTGTATTGGCCGTTGGTCGGCGGTCTGACCATCCTCGGTTTCGCGACGCTGTTCTACATCGCCACGCCCAAGCGCGCGCCGTGGGTACGTGACCTGCCGGGCGCGACGCTGACACTCGTGATCTGGGTGCTGTCGTCGTACGGCTTGCGCTACTTCCTCGGCAACTCGGTCGACGGGTTCAGCGTCTACGGTCCGTTGTCGGCCACGATCGTTGTGCTGATCTGGCTGTACTTCCTGGGCATCGGCGTGCTGATCGGTGCGGCCCTCAACGCCGCGGCTTCGCGGCTGTGGCCGCCGCCTGAGGTCGCCCCGATCTCGGAGAAGGCCAGGGAGTGGCTCGGGGAGGGTGTCGCACGGCTTCGCCCCGACGAACCGCGTGAACCGCGCAACGGATCGAGCAAGGCCGCGTCGACGGAAGACGAAGACTCGACCGGCTTGGACTCGTCCCGCGCCATCGGCTAG